Within the Marixanthomonas sp. SCSIO 43207 genome, the region CTTACGATCTTCACCAAAGAAAAGAGTTTGTTCTATACACCAGTCAAATTCTTCTTCGGTCATTCCTTTCCAAGCGTATACAGGAATTCCGGCAGCAGCAATAGCTGCAGCGGCCTGGTCTTGAGTAGAAAATATATTACAAGAACTCCAAGTTACTTCTGCACCTAATTCAATTAGCGTTTCTATTAAAACTGCAGTTTGAATGGTCATATGCAAACATCCAGCAATACGAGCTCCTTTTAAGGGTTGTTCATTTTTGTATTCTTCACGAAGCGACATTAAACCGGGCATTTCTGCTTCGGCAAGTTCAATCTCTTTACGTCCCCAATCTGCAAGGGAAATATCTTTTACTTTATAAGCCGTATAAGGCACTGTTTTCGTTGACATATTCTTATCTTTGAATTAACAATTTTTTATTTGATTACTGAAACTACTCAGTTTTTCGGTTGCAAAAGTACACAATATCTAGCAAAAGCTTATGCCACTTTACAAAACTATAACAGTAAATAATACGACTAAAGTCCTGATTTGGAAGATTGAAGAATCCTATGAGTTCCTTTCCGATGGAATTTCACTCACCAATCATTGCCAAAAACGGGTTGATGGTATGAAAAGTGACATACATAGGCGTGGCTTTATGAGTGTAAGGCATTTATTAAACCAAGCCGGTTACACAGATCATGATTTATATTATGATGATAAGGGAAAACCACACTTAAAAGACGATAAACATATCTCTATTACCCATTCTTTTATTTTTTCAGCAATTATTATTAGTGATCAAGAGGTAGGAATAGATATTGAAAAACAACGACAAAAAATCTTAAAAATAGCACATAAATTCACTCCTATTCAAGAATACAGAACCCTTGCAAATGATGATGCTGTAATGCGAAAACTCACTATGGTTTGGGGCGCAAAAGAATCATTATACAAAAGCTTTGCTCGTAAAGGAGTAAGCTTTCTAGAGCATATTTATGTAGAAGACTTTCGTTTTGAAGACATGCAGTCTACTGCCGAAGTTTCATTTGAAGATAAAGAAGAAACCTACGATGTTTGGTTTT harbors:
- a CDS encoding 4'-phosphopantetheinyl transferase family protein, translating into MPLYKTITVNNTTKVLIWKIEESYEFLSDGISLTNHCQKRVDGMKSDIHRRGFMSVRHLLNQAGYTDHDLYYDDKGKPHLKDDKHISITHSFIFSAIIISDQEVGIDIEKQRQKILKIAHKFTPIQEYRTLANDDAVMRKLTMVWGAKESLYKSFARKGVSFLEHIYVEDFRFEDMQSTAEVSFEDKEETYDVWFLEFEGFTCAYALISEKIR